The nucleotide sequence TTTCACCCGAAGCGCTGGCGGGGCGCATCATTGACGGTGAGTCCAAGGTCGTGATCACCGCCGACGAAGGCCTGCGCGGCGGCAAGAGCGTGCCGCTGAAGGCCAACGTCGATGAGGCCCTGACCAACCCGCGCACCCGCTGCGTACAGAAGATCATCGTGGTGCGTCGCACCGGCGGCGACATCAAATGGAACCAGCATCGTGACGTCTGGTACCACGAGCTCATGCACGTGGCCGGCGAAGTCTGCGCGCCGAAGGAAATGGGCGCCGAGGAGCCGCTGTTTATCCTCTACACCTCCGGTTCCACTGGAAAACCCAAGGGCGTGCTGCATACCTCGGGTGGTTATCTGCTGTACGCCGCGCTGACCCATGAGCGAGTCTTCGATTACCGCCCTGGCGAGATCTATTGGTGTACCGCCGACGTCGGCTGGATCACCGGGCACAGCTATATCATCTACGGGCCGCTGGCCAACGGTGCGACCACGCTGATGTACGAGGGCGTGCCGAACCATCCCGATGTGACGCGCATTGCGCAGATCATCGACAAGCACCGGGTGAATATCCTCTACACCGCACCTACGGCGATCCGCTCGATGATGGCCGAAGGTGAAGCTGCAGTGGCAGGGGCCGACGGTTCCAGTCTGCGCCTGCTTGGCACTGTCGGGGAACCGATCAATCCGGAGGCGTGGCACTGGTATTACGAGACGGTGGGCAAGTCGAATTGCCCCATTGTCGATACCTGGTGGCAGACCGAGACGGGCGGCATCCTGATCAGTCCCTTGCCCGGCGCTACTGCGTTGAAACCAGGCTCCGCCACCCGACCGTTCTTCGGTGTGGTCCCCGGCCTGGTGGATAACCTTGGCAATCTGCTGGAGGGACCAGCCGAAGGCAATCTGGTGATTCTCGACTCCTGGCCGGGGCAGATGCGCAGCCTTTACCGCGATCACGACCGCTTCGTCGATACCTATTTCAAGACATTCCGCGGCATGTACTTCACCGGTGACGGCGCGCGCCGCGACGAGGACGGCTATTACTGGATCACCGGGCGCGTGGATGACGTGCTGAATGTCTCCGGGCACCGCATGGGCACGGCGGAAATCGAAAGTGCGCTGGTCGCACATCCCAAGGTGGCCGAGGCAGCGGTAGTGGGAGTGCCGCATCCGGTGAAGGGGCAGGGCATCTATGTCTATGTCACGCTGCTGCACGGTGAACAACCAAGCGATGCGCTGCGCAAGGAATTACTTCAGTGGGTGCGCCACGAGATCGGCCCGATCGCCGTGCCGGATACCCTTCAGTGGGCGGAAGGGCTGCCGAAGACGCGCTCGGGCAAGATCATGCGGCGCCTGCTGCGCAAGATCGCCACGGACGATTTCGATTCGCTGGGTGATCTCTCGACGCTGGCCGATCCAGGCGTGGTGCAGCAGTTGATCGATGCGCATAAAGCTGCCCATGCAGGCTGAGCGGAGATGGCGGCGAGGGTTAGGCTCGCCGCCATCTCAGGCGAATCGGCATTTTGATCAGGAAGCCGGCGATGGCTGTGGCGTCGTGGGCAGCTCCTGCTGCACCTGACTGACCAGCATCTCCGGCAGGTTGCCGCCGATGAACTCTACCTGGCGGATGGGGAAGGCGAAGTCCACTTCCAGCTCATGCACGCCTTCGAGCAGGCGCAGGTTGATCTCCTCCTGCACGTCCATGTAGGCGTTGTAGTCGGCGGTCTGCATGATGTAGACCACCTCATAGGTCAGCTGGCTGTTGTCGAAGGCGAAGAAGTGGGCGCGATCGAACTTGGCCATTTCGATATCGTCGATGATCCGGCGCACCAATTGGCTCACCTCGCGCAGCTTGCTGGCCGGTGTCTTGTAACTGATCCCGAACTTGAACACGATCCGCCGCGTATCCATGCGCTTGTAGTTGTGGATCGTCTGCGAGAGCAGGTCGGCGTTGGCACACACGACTTGCTCGCCGCTCAGACTGCGGATGCGTGTGGTTTTCAGCCCGATATGCTCGATGTTGCCGGCGATATCGCCGAAGACCACGAAGTCGCCGATCTCGAATGGCTTGTCGATGCCGATGGACAGCGAGGCGAAGACGTCGCTGAGCAGCGTCTGTACCGCCAGGGCTATGGCGATACCGCCGACCCCGAGGCTGGCCACCATGGCGGTGATGTCCACGCCGAGATTGGCCAGGATCGACAGCAACATCATGGTCCAGACCACGATGCGCAGCATGATGCCGATGATGGTGGTGGTTACCGGGTTGCGTGCCTTGCCGTCGCGGGTAAGGCTGTCCATCCACAGGTGCACAGCGGTGTCGAGCCAGAGCGCCATCTGCACGGCCAGGGCGATGAACCATGTGTGAGACATGGCCGATTCCCAGCGCAGCGGCAGTTCTGCGAATTTCAGGCCGATCAGCAGCGACATTGCGATCAGCAGCAGCTGGCTGGTGCGGCTGAGCATCTCCGCGATCATGCCGGCAAAGCCGCTGGTCGAGCCTTTGCCCAGTTTGCGCAGTCGATAGGTGACGACTTTGAGAACCGTCTGCAACACCACATAGCTGACGAAGGTGGTGCCAAGGACGATGGCGATGTTTATCCACAGTGCCTGGTCCAGCATCGCTTCCCAGTTCATCAATAACCTCCCGTAACAGACGCGGCCAAGCGCCGGGCAATGGCTACTTTTTCAGTAGCCTTTGCGACCCATTAGTTCCTTGTTTTCGAGGTTCGTCTGAAAAGGCCGGCCGTTGCGCCACCGCCAGAACGCTGTCAGCGGGAGGGAAGGTGTTCGCGCAATTGTTCGTAAGCGCCGGCGTTGATCACCTGCGTGTAGCCCATCTCAAGCAGCAGGTCCTGAGCGGCGGACGAGCGGCGGCCGCTGCGGCAGTAGAGTGCGATGGGCGTGTCTTTGGCGGGCGCGACCAGGGCGATACGCTGCGCCAGGTCAGCGGTTTCGATGCGTACGGCGCCGGGCAGCGCTCCCTGAGCGTGCTCTGGCGCGGTGCGGACATCGATCAGAACGGTGCCGGGGTTCTGCAACGCGGCAAGTGCCGCCGGCCGGTCGACCTCACCTGCCGCAGCGGCGGTGGCGACGGTCATGAGCATTGTGAGCAATTTATACATGGCGCCTCCTCTCAATTGGTTTGAGACTGTCGTTCAGCTGACCAGGCGAGTCAGGTTCGGCAAGATCAGGATGACAGTAACGGCAATCAGAATCAGCGTAGCCTGCTTGAACTTCTTCTGTTTGAACATTGCTGAAGCCCTTTTTATTGTTATTGCAGCAGTGATGTTCCAGTCGGGCTTGTGGCGTTCCCTCAAGCGGTCGGGCCTGCAAGCGCCCGGAAAGTAGAAAGTAAGCAATATGCAGACCATTGCGAGCAGGCCGCTGCAACGCGCCGGCCTTCGCTGCTTTCACGCCTGGTTGGGGTGTCATGGTGGGTGCGCCGCCGCGGGGATTGGGCAGGCGGCGGGTGGAAACGGAACAGAGAGGGTAACGGGCGCAGCGGTGGGATGGGGGCTGGCAGCTCAGGTTCCGCAGAACACGGCTGCCGCGGCGTATCGGTTCAGGTCTTGTCTGGCAGCAGGAAATTGCCGGGGCCCTTGTTTTCCAGCGTTGGCACTTCCGCTTCGTCCTTGAGGTCGACCCCCGAAAGTTGCCTACGGCAGGCTTCGCGCATCAGGTACATCAGGCGGAAGGTGGCCATGCCGTAGCTCAACCCCTCCAGGCGCACATTGGAGATGCAGTTGCGGTAGGCGTCGTTGAGGCCGACCTTGGGCGCGTAGGTGAAGTACAGGCCGAGGCTGTCGGGTGAGCTGAGGCCGGGCCGCTCGCCGATCAGGATTACCGTCATCTTCGCGCCCAATCGCTCGCCCACCTCGTCGGCCACCGCTACCCGGCCTTGTTCCACCAGGGTTATGGGCGCCAGAGACCAGCCCTCGGCGGTCACCTGTTCCAGCAGCCGCTTGAGGAAGGGCAGGCTATGGCGGCTGACCGCCAGCGAAGACAAACCATCAGCGATGACGATAGCCAGGTCGTGACCGCCGCCGTGTTCCTTGACGTGTTCGTTCAGCAGGGTTGCAGATTCGTCATCCAGCCGACGACCGAGATCGGGGCGCTGCAAATAGATGTGGCGGTCACCGGCAGCGCTGCGCAGCAGCAAAGTGCGATGGCCAAGACTGTGCAGCTCCTCGCGCAGGGCTGTGTGGTCGAACGGCAAGTGCACGGCGTCTCGCGCCTGGGCGTGGGCGAACTGGAAATCGAGCTGGGCACGACTGGGCAGGCTGATGCCGGCGCGGCCCAGGGCGATGCGCGCTGGCGTCAGCTGGCGCAGCTCTTGCCAGGGGTTTTCGGTGGTGGGGGTCTGTTCGGACATGCGTACCTCTGCATGAAAAATCTGGAAGACTCAGGACAATTGCGCCAGTGCCTGGCGGAAGGCGGGTGGCAGGTCGTTGCCCATGCGCAGCTGGCCGTCCTGCTGGTGAAGGATGCCCATGCGGGCCAGCCACTCCTCGAATTCCGGTGCCGCACGCAGGCCCAGCACCTTGCGGGCGTAAAGCGCGTCGTGGAAGGAAGTGGTCTGGTAGTTGAGCATCACGTCATCGGATCCCGGGATGCCCATGATGAAGTTGATGCCGGCGGCGCCCAGCATGGTCAGCAGCATGTCCATGTCGTCCTGATCGGCTTCGGCATGGTTGGTGTAGCAGATGTCGCAACCCATGGGCACGCCCAGCAGCTTGCCGCAGAAGTGGTCCTCCAGGCCGGCGCGGATGATCTGCTTGCCGTTGTAGAGATACTCCGGGCCGATGAAACCGACCACGGTATTGACCAGAAACGGGTTGAAATGGCGGGCCACGGCGTAGGCGCGGGCTTCGCAGGTCTGCTGGTCGACATCGTGATGGGCGTTGGCGGAAAGCGCGCTGCCCTGGCCGGTTTCGAAGTACATGAGGTTGTTGCCCAGGGTGCCGCGCTTGAGGCTCAAACCGGCTTCATAGCCTTCCTGCAGAACCTTGAGGCTGATGCCGAAGCTGGCGTTGGCCGCCTCGGTGCCGGCGATGGACTGGAATACCAGATCCAGCGGCGCACCCCGCTCGATGGCGGCAATGGAGCTGGTGACGTGGGTCAGCACGCAGGACTGGGTCGGAATATCGTAGCGCTGGATAACAGCATCGATCATGTCCAGCAGGGTGCAGATCGAGCCCATGCTGTCGGTGGCCGGGTTGATGCCGATCATGGCGTCGCCGTTGCCGTAGAGCAGCCCGTCGAGGGTGCTGGCGGCGATGCCGGCCGGATCGTCAGTGGGGTGGTTGGGCTGCAGGCGGGTGGACATGTGACCGCGCAGGCCCATGGTATTGCGGAAGCGGGTCACCACACGGATCTTTTGCGCCACCAGGATCAAGTCCTGCACCCGCATGATCTTCGACACCGCCGCGGCCATTTCCGGCGTCAGCCCCGGTGCCAGGGCGCGCAGGCTGGCTTCGTCGGCCTGGTCGCCCAGAAGCCAGTCACGCAAGCCGCCTACGGTCAGATGGCTGACCGGGGCGAAAGCCGTGGCGTCGTGGGTATCGAGGATCAGGCGGGTGACTTCGTCGCTTTCGTAGGGAATCACCGCTTCGGTCAGAAACTGCTTGAGCGGCACGTCAGCCAGGGTCATCTGCGCCGCGGCGCGCTCGGCGTCGCTGGTCGCCGCGATGCCGGCCAGGCAGTCGCCCGAGCGCAGCGGGCTGGCCTTGGCCAGCAGTTCACGCAGGTTGTCGAAACGCCAGGTCTGGCCGCCGATGCTGTGAGAGTAGGTTGTCATTTCAGTCTCCTGGAATGCGTTGTAGTTAGACCAATCAGGACGCCTGCTTCTTCAGCAGTCCTTCCAGGCGGTTACCGGCGGCGCGGTGTTCGAGTATTTCGAATATTTTTTCGGCCACCACGCTGCCGGCCTCGATGGGTGGCAGGCCGCCGCTGTAGATGTTGGAGATCACTGTGTATTCGTAGCGGATGTCGGCGTTGCCACTGAGGCGGGCTGCCTCCTCACGTGCCTTGTCGTCTGGCAGGCGATAGCCGAGGTAGGCCGACATGCTGCGCGAGGCCAGGGTGTCGCCACCGGGACGCTCGCCGATCAACACGACAATCAGCTGTGGTTGCAGCGCCTCGCCCACCGACTCCGCCAGCTTGACCCGGCCATACGGCGCCAGGATCGGCTGCCCGACCCGCAGCTCGCGGCTGCGCAGGCCATCGAGCAGCACCGGCAACAAGTCGGGAATGTTGTGGTGGATGGCCTCGGCGCTCAGGCCGTCGGAGATGACGATCTGCACGTCGTTGTATTCGGGCTGCAGACCTTGGAGTTCTTCCTCGGCCAGACGGGCGCCGAGTTCCGGGTCCTGCAGGTGGGCCAGTTTGTCCGGGGCGCGGGTGTGCAGCTCGCGCAGCGGAATATCGGCGATTTCCGTTGGGCGCAGGTCGACGTAGATCGCTTCGCGGGCTACCGCCAGGTTGGCGCGCACGGTGCGCGAGACCCGGTTGGCTGGTCGCGGCCCAGCGTTGTCGAAGCCGTAGGTGCCGGGTGTCGACTCGTTCAGGCGTTGGAAATCGATATCCGACTCGCAGAAGATGCGCGGGTTGCCCCAGTTCGGGCCGCGGCTGACGTTGCCGTGGCTGTCCTGCTCGAAGATGCCCTTCGACAGCGCCCAGCGCAGGTACTCCGGGGCCGGCGTCAGGTCGTGGACTTCCCGCAGGGTCTGGTTGTCATGGGCGCTGGTGTCGAAGTAGGCGAGCATGCGGTCGGTGCTCAGGTAGACGTCCATGAAGAAGTTGGCGCCTGCTGCCGTGAGCAGCTCGGTGGCCATCTGCTGGCCTTCAATGGTGACCTGAGAGTGCAGCGTGTAGCAGGGCGCCATGCCCATCGGCAGACCCAGCAGCTTGCCCATGAACTGATCCTGCAGGCAGGAATAGGTCATCTCGAAGTTGTCCAGGTGGGTCTCCGGGCCGATAAAGCCGGTGACGTTGTTAACCATGAACGGTTTGTAGCGCCGCGCCAGGCCGTAGCACAGCGCCTCGGTGGTGGTCATGTCGATGCCTTCGTGCTTGCCGTAGGTCAGCTCGCTGCCCTGGCCGGTCTCGAAGTACATGAAGTTTTCCGCCACATCCCGCAGTGGGCCTTTTTCGCGCATGGTCTGCCAGGCCTGATCGAGCAGCTCGACGGTGACGTCGAATTCGTCGGTCAGGGTGCGCTCGGTGCCGGCCAGGCTCTGGAACATGATCTCCACCGGCGCGCCCTGTTCCAGGCAGGCCAGTTGCGTCTTGATATGCGAGAGCACGCAGATCTGGGTTGGCGCGCCAGTTTCGCGGCGCAGTTTGTCCAGATGGCGCAGGGTGGCACTGATGTTGTCCACGGTGTCGATGGCCGGGTTGAGGCCGATCAGCGCATCGCCCGAGCCCATGCTCAGGCCGGTATAGACCAGCAGGGTGATGCCGCTGAGGTTGTCGGTCGGATGGTTGGGCTGCAGCCGTGAAGACAGTGTTCCAGGCAGGCCGACCAGGGTTCGCGCCTTGGCGGCCGCGCCGCTCTTGAGTTTCTTCGACAGCAGGATCAGCTCGTGGACATCCAGCAGCTTGGTCAGGGCGGCGGCCATTACCCCGGTCAGCGCCTGGCCGATGCGGCGAATCTCATTGCCGTTGCTGCGCAGTAGTCGGTCCTTGAGTTCGCCCAGCGTAAGCCCGGCGATTTCGCTGAAGGTGTCCAGGTCGATGTCGTAGTTGACCCGCATCACGCTGTCGATGCGGCCTTTGCGGTCGGTCAGCGGGTGGTCGTAGTAATGCTGCAGGGTTTGCTCGGAGAGCACTTTGCGCGCTGCTTCGCGGGTTACTTCATCGCCAGCGGCCAGACCAGCTACGCGGTCGCCAGCCTTGCTGATGTCGGCGGCACCGAGAACAGCCTTGAGGCTGGGAAATTCAATCTGGCGATCGAGTATGCGCGTAGCGTAGCTGCGATCGGCCGATGCCGTTGGAAGTTGGATCTGCTCAAGCGATTTCAGAGACATGCAGTTTCTCCCGTACGGATTGTTGTTGTTCAGTGCACGCCGTAAAAGGCGACCGGCACGATTTGCTGCCGGGGTTTGCCCAGGTTGACGTAATGCGCGTGCCGTTCGCGCACTTCGTCGATCACCAGAAGATTGACCGGCAAGCGCCCCCAATCACTGGCGTAGCTGCCCAATGCCTTGCCGGCGTTGCCCTCAAGCAGAATCACCAGCGGCCAGTCGGCATCCGGGCCGACCTGGGTGATGGCGCCGGCCAGGCGACCGCCGAGCTGGCGAATGCCCTGAAGCCCGAGGGCGTTGCCGCTGTCCAGCAGTTGCAGGCAGGCGCCGCTCCGACTGCTGCGCGCCATGGCGATGGCATCGGCCAGTTGTGCCTGGCTGGCGTTGGTGTCCAGGCGCGCGACGATGGGCAAGTCCTTGAGCGGCAGCGCCTGCGGACGCGGCAGGAACAGGGTGGTGCCGGAGATCTCGGTGTTGTGCAGCGTCAGGCCGTAAACCGTGGCGCGCCCTCGGTTTTCCGGTACCAGCCGCCGTGCATCGCGCACCAGGCGCGGTGTGGCGGCAATGGCCAAAGCCAGGTCGATGCCCAGATCGCCGTAGTGGGTGGTGCCGGGCAGGGCCTGGCCGTCGAGGTGGCGATAGAGCAACTCGCCGACACCGCCGGAGAAGGTCACGGCACAAGGGGCCGATGGCGAGGGCAGGCTCAGGGGGATCTGTTCGATCTGCTGCCCCAGCTCGGATCTGAAGAACGCCGTATCACCCTCGACGATGGCCAGCAGCGCCTGGATATTCCAATCCAGTACTGCCGCCACTTGCGTACGGTTCAGTTCGGCGCCGACACGGAAATCGATGCCCAGCGCCCGCAGCAGGTGCTCAGCAAAAACCGAGAGGCCACGCAAACGATAGCTGCCCGGTTCGAACTGCAGGTGACGGGCGCCGATGAAGTGACAGCCACAGGCCAGCACGTTACCGGCGAGCCCTAGGGCCGCGTTGGTGGTGCCGCCGCCGATATCCAGGTTCAGCAGCGGCTGCCCTTCATGGAAGCGACTCAGGGTCGAGCAGCTGCCCATGAACGCCAGCCAGGATTCCAGGCCGCCGTCGTCGGCGCGGGTGACCAGCGCATCACCGACCAGCTCGCTCACCAGCTCGGCCAGCGCCTGCGCGTTGTTCTGCTGAGCGGCCAGA is from Pseudomonas saudiphocaensis and encodes:
- the acs gene encoding acetate--CoA ligase, translating into MTTASLYPVRPEVAARSLTNEAEYKALYQQSVINPEGFWREQAARLDWIRPFTRVKQTSFDDHHVDIKWFADGTLNVSANCLDRHLQARGDEVAIIWEGDDPAECRHITYRELHREVSKFANALRGQDVHRGDVVTIYMPMIPEVAVAMLACARIGAIHSVVFGGFSPEALAGRIIDGESKVVITADEGLRGGKSVPLKANVDEALTNPRTRCVQKIIVVRRTGGDIKWNQHRDVWYHELMHVAGEVCAPKEMGAEEPLFILYTSGSTGKPKGVLHTSGGYLLYAALTHERVFDYRPGEIYWCTADVGWITGHSYIIYGPLANGATTLMYEGVPNHPDVTRIAQIIDKHRVNILYTAPTAIRSMMAEGEAAVAGADGSSLRLLGTVGEPINPEAWHWYYETVGKSNCPIVDTWWQTETGGILISPLPGATALKPGSATRPFFGVVPGLVDNLGNLLEGPAEGNLVILDSWPGQMRSLYRDHDRFVDTYFKTFRGMYFTGDGARRDEDGYYWITGRVDDVLNVSGHRMGTAEIESALVAHPKVAEAAVVGVPHPVKGQGIYVYVTLLHGEQPSDALRKELLQWVRHEIGPIAVPDTLQWAEGLPKTRSGKIMRRLLRKIATDDFDSLGDLSTLADPGVVQQLIDAHKAAHAG
- a CDS encoding mechanosensitive ion channel family protein produces the protein MNWEAMLDQALWINIAIVLGTTFVSYVVLQTVLKVVTYRLRKLGKGSTSGFAGMIAEMLSRTSQLLLIAMSLLIGLKFAELPLRWESAMSHTWFIALAVQMALWLDTAVHLWMDSLTRDGKARNPVTTTIIGIMLRIVVWTMMLLSILANLGVDITAMVASLGVGGIAIALAVQTLLSDVFASLSIGIDKPFEIGDFVVFGDIAGNIEHIGLKTTRIRSLSGEQVVCANADLLSQTIHNYKRMDTRRIVFKFGISYKTPASKLREVSQLVRRIIDDIEMAKFDRAHFFAFDNSQLTYEVVYIMQTADYNAYMDVQEEINLRLLEGVHELEVDFAFPIRQVEFIGGNLPEMLVSQVQQELPTTPQPSPAS
- a CDS encoding rhodanese-like domain-containing protein; protein product: MYKLLTMLMTVATAAAAGEVDRPAALAALQNPGTVLIDVRTAPEHAQGALPGAVRIETADLAQRIALVAPAKDTPIALYCRSGRRSSAAQDLLLEMGYTQVINAGAYEQLREHLPSR
- the eutC gene encoding ethanolamine ammonia-lyase subunit EutC, giving the protein MSEQTPTTENPWQELRQLTPARIALGRAGISLPSRAQLDFQFAHAQARDAVHLPFDHTALREELHSLGHRTLLLRSAAGDRHIYLQRPDLGRRLDDESATLLNEHVKEHGGGHDLAIVIADGLSSLAVSRHSLPFLKRLLEQVTAEGWSLAPITLVEQGRVAVADEVGERLGAKMTVILIGERPGLSSPDSLGLYFTYAPKVGLNDAYRNCISNVRLEGLSYGMATFRLMYLMREACRRQLSGVDLKDEAEVPTLENKGPGNFLLPDKT
- a CDS encoding ethanolamine ammonia-lyase subunit EutB; the encoded protein is MTTYSHSIGGQTWRFDNLRELLAKASPLRSGDCLAGIAATSDAERAAAQMTLADVPLKQFLTEAVIPYESDEVTRLILDTHDATAFAPVSHLTVGGLRDWLLGDQADEASLRALAPGLTPEMAAAVSKIMRVQDLILVAQKIRVVTRFRNTMGLRGHMSTRLQPNHPTDDPAGIAASTLDGLLYGNGDAMIGINPATDSMGSICTLLDMIDAVIQRYDIPTQSCVLTHVTSSIAAIERGAPLDLVFQSIAGTEAANASFGISLKVLQEGYEAGLSLKRGTLGNNLMYFETGQGSALSANAHHDVDQQTCEARAYAVARHFNPFLVNTVVGFIGPEYLYNGKQIIRAGLEDHFCGKLLGVPMGCDICYTNHAEADQDDMDMLLTMLGAAGINFIMGIPGSDDVMLNYQTTSFHDALYARKVLGLRAAPEFEEWLARMGILHQQDGQLRMGNDLPPAFRQALAQLS
- a CDS encoding ethanolamine ammonia-lyase — encoded protein: MSLKSLEQIQLPTASADRSYATRILDRQIEFPSLKAVLGAADISKAGDRVAGLAAGDEVTREAARKVLSEQTLQHYYDHPLTDRKGRIDSVMRVNYDIDLDTFSEIAGLTLGELKDRLLRSNGNEIRRIGQALTGVMAAALTKLLDVHELILLSKKLKSGAAAKARTLVGLPGTLSSRLQPNHPTDNLSGITLLVYTGLSMGSGDALIGLNPAIDTVDNISATLRHLDKLRRETGAPTQICVLSHIKTQLACLEQGAPVEIMFQSLAGTERTLTDEFDVTVELLDQAWQTMREKGPLRDVAENFMYFETGQGSELTYGKHEGIDMTTTEALCYGLARRYKPFMVNNVTGFIGPETHLDNFEMTYSCLQDQFMGKLLGLPMGMAPCYTLHSQVTIEGQQMATELLTAAGANFFMDVYLSTDRMLAYFDTSAHDNQTLREVHDLTPAPEYLRWALSKGIFEQDSHGNVSRGPNWGNPRIFCESDIDFQRLNESTPGTYGFDNAGPRPANRVSRTVRANLAVAREAIYVDLRPTEIADIPLRELHTRAPDKLAHLQDPELGARLAEEELQGLQPEYNDVQIVISDGLSAEAIHHNIPDLLPVLLDGLRSRELRVGQPILAPYGRVKLAESVGEALQPQLIVVLIGERPGGDTLASRSMSAYLGYRLPDDKAREEAARLSGNADIRYEYTVISNIYSGGLPPIEAGSVVAEKIFEILEHRAAGNRLEGLLKKQAS
- a CDS encoding ethanolamine ammonia-lyase reactivating factor EutA produces the protein MPQAVANGGQVLLLGLDFGSTTSSALVAQASISSHCVTGRMALQNPCVLYRGEPVFTPFNHGSIDLAAIRGLIAGWLNEAGVTAADLFSGGVIITGLAAQQNNAQALAELVSELVGDALVTRADDGGLESWLAFMGSCSTLSRFHEGQPLLNLDIGGGTTNAALGLAGNVLACGCHFIGARHLQFEPGSYRLRGLSVFAEHLLRALGIDFRVGAELNRTQVAAVLDWNIQALLAIVEGDTAFFRSELGQQIEQIPLSLPSPSAPCAVTFSGGVGELLYRHLDGQALPGTTHYGDLGIDLALAIAATPRLVRDARRLVPENRGRATVYGLTLHNTEISGTTLFLPRPQALPLKDLPIVARLDTNASQAQLADAIAMARSSRSGACLQLLDSGNALGLQGIRQLGGRLAGAITQVGPDADWPLVILLEGNAGKALGSYASDWGRLPVNLLVIDEVRERHAHYVNLGKPRQQIVPVAFYGVH